From a region of the Aeoliella mucimassa genome:
- a CDS encoding IS630 family transposase, translating into MPKLNDEFCERMEDVLEQYEKPLDPNEPVVCLDEQPYQRVDDARPPEPAAPGKIAKQDYEYRRCGTCSVFVAVEPKAGKRFVQAKRHRKRADFARFVRDLLKRYPDAERVHLVMDNLNTHNEKSLIETFGEEAARPMLERIVWHFTPKHASWLNMAEIEISAIQRQCLGRRLASLDKVQSELSHCSRDRNRKKIKINWTFHRKDAKRVFPELYRK; encoded by the coding sequence GTGCCCAAGCTGAACGACGAGTTCTGTGAGCGGATGGAGGACGTCCTCGAGCAGTACGAGAAGCCGCTCGACCCGAACGAGCCGGTCGTCTGCCTCGACGAGCAGCCCTATCAGAGGGTCGACGACGCGCGGCCGCCCGAGCCCGCGGCACCCGGCAAGATCGCGAAGCAGGACTACGAGTACCGCCGCTGCGGAACCTGCAGCGTGTTCGTGGCGGTCGAGCCGAAGGCGGGCAAGCGATTCGTTCAGGCCAAGCGTCACCGCAAGCGAGCCGACTTCGCCCGGTTCGTCCGCGACCTCTTGAAGCGCTATCCCGACGCAGAGCGGGTTCATCTGGTGATGGACAACCTCAACACGCACAACGAGAAGTCGTTGATCGAAACCTTTGGCGAGGAGGCGGCTCGGCCAATGCTGGAGCGGATTGTGTGGCATTTTACCCCCAAGCATGCCAGTTGGCTCAACATGGCCGAGATCGAAATCTCGGCCATACAGCGACAATGCCTGGGACGTCGGTTGGCTTCGCTCGACAAGGTTCAAAGCGAACTCTCCCACTGTTCACGCGACCGCAATCGGAAGAAAATCAAAATCAATTGGACCTTCCATCGAAAAGACGCCAAACGCGTCTTCCCTGAACTCTATAGGAAATGA
- a CDS encoding IS4 family transposase, translated as MPSQRVAKDELPVWPEQVIGGKYVRLLEKFLKQLRSEDAHGNRKLFLDDVFVAYLLAFFNPAIRSLRTIEDFSQTVQAQKHLSIRKITRSTLSDFNQLADPERLQPILDALRRQLARKSKRQSIGDDDLDELLQQTVAVDGTFLPAVAEVAWAMCNTNNHGAKKHRARVDVHLPVSTWLPEAIVIPSPGQSEADSAIERLQPGRIYLYDRGFMSFALLAAHYDDTHALQSHFVARYRPAGGNSPTLREVKSRELTEKDKAAGVLSDGVGHFKSSNPSRHRVPRVQLREVIVACEEKGKPSQLRLITNLLDVPAHVIAMLYRYRWQVELFFRWLKSSANFGHLISHASEGVQTHFYVAVIAVLLMYLHTGYRPSKYLFALMGQVGRGAATLEEILPILRERERQNELARQSAARRSEKKKQQST; from the coding sequence ATGCCTTCCCAGCGAGTTGCTAAAGACGAGCTACCAGTGTGGCCCGAGCAGGTCATTGGGGGGAAGTATGTCCGGCTTTTGGAGAAGTTTCTCAAACAACTCCGCTCGGAAGACGCCCACGGTAATCGCAAGTTATTTCTCGATGACGTGTTCGTAGCCTACCTGCTGGCGTTCTTCAATCCCGCCATCCGCAGTTTGCGAACCATCGAAGATTTCAGCCAAACGGTACAGGCTCAGAAACACCTTTCGATTCGCAAGATCACTAGAAGTACGCTCTCAGACTTCAATCAACTGGCCGACCCCGAGCGATTGCAGCCGATTCTCGATGCCCTCCGCCGGCAACTTGCCCGCAAGTCAAAACGGCAATCGATAGGTGACGACGATCTCGACGAACTGCTCCAGCAGACCGTGGCCGTCGATGGCACGTTTCTCCCGGCCGTGGCCGAAGTCGCCTGGGCCATGTGCAATACGAACAATCATGGGGCGAAGAAGCATCGAGCGCGGGTGGATGTCCATTTGCCGGTGAGCACGTGGCTTCCCGAGGCAATCGTCATTCCATCCCCTGGCCAGAGCGAGGCCGATTCAGCCATCGAACGGTTGCAGCCCGGTCGTATCTATCTGTACGACCGCGGCTTCATGAGTTTCGCGCTCTTGGCAGCGCACTACGACGACACACACGCGTTGCAATCGCACTTCGTGGCTCGTTATCGCCCAGCGGGGGGCAATTCGCCCACGCTGCGGGAAGTGAAAAGTCGCGAACTCACCGAAAAAGACAAAGCGGCCGGCGTGCTCAGCGATGGAGTGGGACATTTCAAGTCTTCGAATCCGAGCCGACATCGAGTTCCCCGAGTGCAGCTTCGCGAAGTCATCGTCGCTTGCGAAGAAAAGGGAAAACCGTCGCAACTGCGGTTGATCACCAACCTGCTCGATGTACCGGCGCACGTGATTGCCATGCTGTATCGCTATCGTTGGCAAGTAGAACTGTTCTTTCGGTGGCTGAAGAGCTCTGCGAACTTCGGACACTTGATCAGCCACGCAAGCGAAGGGGTGCAAACGCACTTCTACGTGGCGGTCATTGCCGTGTTGCTGATGTACCTGCACACCGGTTATCGACCGAGCAAGTACCTGTTCGCCCTAATGGGACAGGTCGGCCGCGGGGCGGCAACCCTGGAAGAGATCCTGCCGATCCTCCGCGAGCGAGAACGTCAGAACGAACTGGCCCGGCAGTCGGCCGCGCGGCGGAGCGAGAAAAAGAAACAGCAATCGACTTAG
- a CDS encoding nucleoside hydrolase yields MAAAHASLRTLLFVCLLAAAPAAMADSPVKVIFDTDIAGDVDDVGALAALHVLADRGEAEILACGISSNNPWAPACVDSINTWFGRPDIPIGRVGEFVTDKPIDSRYARAVAEEFPHDLPASYRVPTAEQVYRRVLAAQEDGSVTIVTVGFLTNLAALLDTPADDLSPLTGAELVKAKVKQWVVMGGVFPEGHFANGSGEYNLKVTPDATQQVINHWPTPVVFSGFEIGEVVHTGAKLADIDPASPVRRGYELYNKLTNRNSWDQTAVLYAVRGASDYWTLSPPGVCSVPDNSQGCHDWREDPAGTHRYLIEKMPPEQVAAEIESLMITPPAKK; encoded by the coding sequence CAATGGCCGACTCGCCGGTGAAGGTGATCTTCGATACCGACATCGCCGGCGACGTCGACGACGTGGGTGCCCTGGCCGCGCTGCATGTGCTGGCCGATCGTGGAGAGGCCGAGATACTCGCCTGCGGCATCTCGTCGAACAATCCTTGGGCGCCCGCCTGCGTCGATTCGATCAACACCTGGTTTGGCCGCCCCGACATCCCGATCGGCCGCGTCGGCGAGTTTGTGACCGACAAGCCGATCGACTCGCGTTACGCGAGAGCGGTTGCCGAGGAGTTTCCGCACGACCTGCCAGCCAGCTATCGGGTGCCAACCGCCGAGCAGGTATACCGACGCGTGCTCGCCGCCCAAGAAGATGGCAGCGTCACCATCGTGACGGTCGGCTTTCTCACGAACCTGGCTGCGCTGCTCGACACACCGGCCGACGACCTCAGCCCGCTTACTGGGGCCGAGTTGGTAAAGGCCAAGGTCAAGCAGTGGGTCGTGATGGGTGGAGTGTTCCCCGAAGGGCACTTTGCCAATGGCAGCGGTGAGTACAACCTGAAAGTCACGCCCGACGCCACGCAGCAGGTGATCAACCATTGGCCGACGCCGGTGGTGTTCAGCGGTTTCGAAATCGGCGAGGTCGTCCACACCGGAGCTAAACTAGCGGACATCGACCCGGCCAGCCCCGTGCGACGCGGTTACGAACTGTACAACAAGCTCACCAACCGCAACAGTTGGGACCAAACTGCGGTGCTCTACGCGGTGCGGGGAGCAAGCGACTACTGGACGCTTTCGCCGCCGGGCGTCTGCTCGGTGCCTGATAACTCGCAAGGCTGCCACGACTGGCGCGAAGATCCCGCCGGCACCCATCGCTACCTGATCGAGAAGATGCCCCCCGAACAAGTCGCCGCCGAGATCGAATCGTTGATGATCACCCCGCCGGCTAAGAAGTGA
- a CDS encoding multiheme c-type cytochrome, protein MAKLSFEHGGVAFRCSLAALMVLVAVWTGWQAMVPAPESDAALPQAAKAPLLPVASTTRQADAAYQAEVQRLVAEVATVCPTSAMQLEQELLSSPTPRPLASSSGAVAPKVDLTAHHQVHAGATQSSKIQPSATITSIRVAQNSRPQRIAPQRIAMGSNPSQGGGNWLVDPNAWYAPEDAAANAGSVSSEPTLEPADSDATSPAVEAAPSEPAAAPVTPEESNSITPDRIQRSPPLPVEASPPPGEHGPSLVRPVETAPATSPEPSIPPKTDATPRRIAPPPAEPAIAPPVVEQPPMEQAPVEQTPVEQPAVPKAQMWVESPKTQATESQSPNTQSPNTQPAAPVQRESLPTPPADRPSAPAAPQSAPTTVSPPAPTTGPAVSPTAPSTFAPPAAPNLHASGSEADRASAWAQARAAGVPEGLDPHLELVAEGCFPSAKTCAKCHEKIYNEWSCSSHAYANISPMFQKFEQRITEVSQGTIGYFCLRCHAPVGTTMGLSRDLPLWEQPAVAREGITCVACHRVNQRYVKTNGERRLVPGDEFAAIYGGKRGEGVAEAIAHKDQYKVKTSADDKGPGQNIHVEGRYFDQLSQAEYCTTCHQVAVHPGIKLEVVWEQYRASPAYRQGITCQDCHMGKVPGLPSGYECCAIAEVGGKTVRDNVKHSNHVFYGPGYSIAHPGIFPFHVKADRWSIPEWLEFDWRAGWGTDEFEDRVADGETQVRFPKAWVEADDRYDAREIIDDNLKRLEGKTEIRKQVMENGSHVDGPFFDCTPSVGQDLDLHYVVTNTNTGHNLPTASLGAQPQLWANIVLIGPSGQRLWETGYTDRYGDVCDIHSRDVRAGLMPFDSQLFNLQTMFLITGAVGTDREFYLPVNVEFDQLPFLRPGAIPVSVTNHPPFIRMESRSLAPLGRKKVNYKIPGELLCQPGRYRLSFRMRSRAEPIYFMDFCRATTEMKRGMNEGIVDIHPYAVEFTVQ, encoded by the coding sequence ATGGCAAAGCTCTCGTTTGAACACGGCGGAGTCGCATTCCGCTGTTCGCTCGCTGCGCTGATGGTGTTGGTTGCTGTGTGGACCGGCTGGCAGGCGATGGTGCCAGCCCCCGAGAGCGATGCGGCATTGCCACAGGCGGCTAAAGCTCCTTTGTTGCCAGTGGCCAGTACCACTCGCCAGGCCGATGCTGCTTATCAGGCGGAAGTGCAACGTCTGGTGGCCGAGGTCGCAACGGTCTGCCCCACGTCGGCCATGCAGCTCGAGCAAGAACTCCTCTCGTCGCCCACTCCGCGACCTTTGGCTAGTAGTAGCGGAGCGGTGGCTCCCAAGGTCGACCTTACCGCCCACCATCAGGTGCATGCTGGTGCGACCCAGTCCAGTAAGATTCAGCCGAGTGCGACGATCACCAGTATTCGAGTTGCCCAAAACAGTCGCCCGCAGCGGATCGCTCCGCAGCGAATTGCCATGGGTAGCAATCCATCGCAGGGCGGCGGTAATTGGTTGGTCGACCCGAACGCCTGGTACGCCCCCGAGGACGCGGCCGCCAACGCGGGTAGTGTGTCGTCGGAGCCAACGTTGGAACCGGCCGACAGCGATGCTACGTCGCCAGCAGTGGAAGCGGCCCCCAGCGAACCAGCAGCCGCCCCGGTTACCCCCGAAGAATCGAATTCCATCACGCCCGACCGAATCCAGCGTTCCCCCCCGCTGCCGGTCGAGGCCAGTCCCCCGCCTGGCGAGCACGGTCCCTCGCTCGTCAGGCCGGTGGAGACTGCTCCCGCCACGTCGCCGGAGCCAAGCATTCCGCCGAAGACCGATGCAACGCCTCGGCGAATCGCTCCTCCACCTGCGGAACCTGCCATCGCACCACCTGTGGTCGAACAACCTCCGATGGAGCAAGCACCAGTCGAGCAAACACCAGTTGAGCAACCTGCCGTTCCGAAGGCGCAGATGTGGGTCGAGTCCCCAAAGACTCAAGCCACCGAGAGTCAATCGCCGAACACCCAATCGCCGAATACTCAGCCCGCTGCACCCGTGCAACGCGAGTCGTTGCCGACGCCGCCGGCCGATCGGCCGAGTGCTCCTGCCGCACCGCAGAGTGCGCCGACAACAGTGTCGCCGCCTGCGCCGACAACTGGGCCCGCTGTTTCCCCCACAGCCCCCAGTACCTTCGCCCCGCCGGCCGCCCCTAACTTGCATGCTTCGGGCAGCGAGGCGGATCGTGCGTCGGCCTGGGCGCAGGCTCGTGCTGCGGGCGTGCCCGAGGGACTCGATCCCCACTTGGAACTGGTCGCTGAAGGTTGTTTTCCCTCGGCCAAGACCTGTGCGAAGTGCCATGAGAAGATCTACAACGAGTGGAGTTGCTCGAGCCATGCGTACGCGAACATCTCGCCGATGTTCCAGAAGTTCGAGCAACGCATCACCGAAGTGAGCCAAGGCACGATCGGTTACTTCTGTCTGCGATGTCACGCCCCGGTCGGTACGACGATGGGGCTGTCGCGCGACCTTCCGCTGTGGGAACAACCGGCCGTGGCCCGCGAAGGCATTACGTGCGTCGCCTGCCATCGGGTGAATCAGCGGTACGTGAAGACCAATGGCGAACGCCGACTCGTGCCCGGCGACGAGTTTGCTGCCATCTATGGCGGCAAAAGGGGCGAAGGAGTTGCCGAGGCCATCGCCCACAAGGATCAATACAAGGTGAAGACCTCGGCCGACGACAAAGGTCCCGGCCAGAACATCCATGTCGAAGGTCGCTACTTCGACCAACTCTCGCAGGCCGAGTACTGCACTACTTGCCATCAAGTGGCGGTGCATCCGGGCATCAAGCTCGAAGTGGTGTGGGAGCAGTACCGCGCATCGCCCGCTTACCGCCAAGGCATTACTTGCCAGGACTGCCATATGGGCAAAGTGCCGGGGCTCCCCAGCGGTTACGAGTGTTGTGCGATTGCCGAGGTCGGTGGCAAGACCGTTCGCGATAACGTGAAGCACTCGAACCATGTGTTCTATGGCCCGGGCTACTCGATCGCCCACCCCGGCATCTTCCCGTTCCATGTGAAGGCCGATCGGTGGAGCATCCCCGAGTGGTTGGAATTCGACTGGCGAGCCGGATGGGGCACCGACGAGTTCGAAGACCGCGTTGCCGATGGTGAGACCCAGGTGCGATTCCCCAAAGCGTGGGTCGAGGCCGACGATCGCTACGACGCCCGCGAGATCATCGACGACAACCTGAAGCGTCTGGAGGGGAAGACCGAGATTCGCAAGCAGGTGATGGAAAACGGCTCGCACGTCGATGGCCCGTTCTTCGACTGCACGCCGAGCGTCGGTCAGGATCTCGACCTCCATTACGTGGTGACCAACACCAACACTGGGCATAACCTGCCGACTGCCAGCCTGGGGGCCCAGCCGCAGCTGTGGGCGAACATCGTGCTGATCGGCCCCAGCGGTCAGCGGTTGTGGGAGACCGGCTACACCGACCGCTACGGCGACGTGTGCGACATCCACTCGCGCGATGTGCGGGCGGGGCTGATGCCGTTTGACTCGCAGTTGTTCAATCTGCAGACCATGTTCCTGATCACCGGCGCAGTCGGTACCGATCGCGAGTTCTACTTGCCGGTGAACGTGGAGTTCGACCAACTGCCATTCCTTCGCCCAGGAGCGATTCCGGTATCGGTGACGAACCACCCTCCGTTTATTCGGATGGAGAGCCGCTCGCTCGCTCCGCTGGGGCGCAAGAAAGTGAACTACAAGATTCCAGGCGAGTTGCTGTGCCAGCCGGGCCGGTATCGCTTGAGCTTCCGCATGCGTAGTCGGGCCGAGCCGATTTACTTCATGGACTTCTGCCGCGCGACCACCGAAATGAAGCGCGGCATGAATGAAGGCATTGTCGACATCCATCCCTACGCGGTGGAATTCACCGTTCAATAA
- the recQ gene encoding DNA helicase RecQ, whose translation MDRPANHDDALAEVLEQYWGFDTFRPLQREAIDSVLAGRDSLVILPTGGGKSLCYQAPALAMPGVAIIVSPLISLMKDQVDALKLSGAPAAFINSSLSSEERRKVLQQVRTGEIKLLYAAPERLVRPQTLNFLRSVDVSFVAIDEAHCVSTWGHDFRPEYTELSLLKQALPGVAVHAYTATAAERVRQDITQGLALRDPQMLIGPFDRPNLVFRVRRATRKLDQVQEVIDRHPGESGIVYCISRNEVESVAASLKSAGVRAAPYHAGLGDTARARNQEAFLKDRIDVIVATVAFGMGIDKPDVRFVVHAGMPKSLEAYVQESGRAGRDGLESECLLLYKGSDAVLWRRMIEEGEPAALEGALRSLGEMMRYTTSVGCRHQAIVEHFGQSLDRHNCGACDYCLDELSFADEPLINAQKIISCVARLEQRFGASHTAKVLAGSKDQNVTRFNHTTLSTYGILKHEHGTTIRDWIEQLVGQGHLAKVGEYGVLQITTSGREVLRGETTPQLLAPAKRVKESRARTKEDWEGVDRGLFDALKELRGELAAEKTVPAYMVFGDQSLRDMARRRPTSEEAFARVRGVGAAKLRDYGQVFIGAITNYCSEMGVPTDVME comes from the coding sequence ATGGATCGACCTGCCAATCACGACGACGCCCTCGCCGAGGTGCTCGAACAATACTGGGGCTTCGATACCTTTCGCCCGCTACAACGCGAAGCGATCGACTCGGTGCTGGCAGGCCGCGATTCGCTGGTGATCCTGCCGACCGGTGGTGGCAAGTCGTTGTGCTATCAGGCGCCGGCCCTGGCGATGCCCGGGGTGGCCATCATCGTGTCGCCGCTGATCTCGCTGATGAAAGATCAGGTCGACGCCCTGAAGCTCAGTGGGGCTCCTGCGGCGTTCATCAACAGTTCGCTGTCGTCGGAGGAACGCCGCAAGGTGCTGCAGCAGGTCCGCACCGGCGAGATCAAGCTGTTGTATGCCGCGCCGGAACGGTTGGTCCGCCCGCAGACGCTCAACTTCCTGCGTTCGGTCGACGTGTCGTTCGTTGCCATCGACGAAGCCCACTGCGTGAGCACCTGGGGTCACGACTTCCGCCCTGAGTACACGGAGCTTAGCCTGCTGAAACAAGCACTGCCCGGCGTGGCGGTGCACGCTTACACCGCCACGGCGGCCGAGCGGGTGCGGCAAGACATCACCCAAGGCCTGGCACTGCGTGATCCGCAGATGCTGATCGGCCCCTTCGATCGGCCGAACCTGGTGTTCCGTGTGCGACGAGCCACTCGCAAGCTCGACCAGGTGCAGGAAGTAATTGATCGCCATCCAGGCGAGTCGGGCATCGTGTACTGCATCAGTCGCAACGAAGTGGAGAGCGTGGCCGCGTCGCTCAAATCGGCCGGCGTCCGCGCGGCTCCCTATCACGCAGGACTCGGCGACACCGCCCGGGCGCGCAACCAGGAAGCATTTCTCAAGGATCGCATCGACGTGATCGTCGCCACGGTGGCGTTCGGCATGGGCATCGACAAACCGGATGTTCGTTTCGTGGTGCACGCTGGCATGCCGAAGTCGCTCGAAGCGTACGTGCAAGAAAGCGGCCGCGCGGGGCGCGATGGTTTGGAGTCGGAGTGCTTGCTGCTTTACAAAGGAAGCGACGCGGTGCTCTGGCGGCGGATGATCGAGGAAGGAGAACCCGCGGCCCTCGAAGGCGCGCTCCGCTCACTCGGCGAAATGATGCGTTACACCACCTCGGTTGGGTGCCGGCATCAAGCCATCGTCGAACACTTTGGGCAGTCGCTCGATCGCCATAACTGCGGCGCCTGCGATTATTGCCTCGACGAACTCTCGTTCGCCGACGAGCCGTTGATCAACGCGCAGAAGATCATCTCGTGCGTCGCTCGACTCGAACAACGCTTCGGGGCGAGCCATACCGCGAAGGTGCTTGCGGGCTCGAAGGATCAAAACGTCACGCGGTTCAACCACACGACGCTCAGCACGTATGGCATCCTGAAGCACGAGCATGGCACCACGATTCGCGACTGGATCGAGCAACTCGTGGGGCAAGGGCATCTGGCCAAGGTCGGCGAATACGGCGTGCTGCAAATCACCACCAGTGGTCGCGAAGTGCTCCGCGGCGAAACCACCCCGCAGTTGCTAGCTCCTGCGAAACGCGTGAAGGAAAGCCGCGCTCGCACCAAGGAGGATTGGGAGGGAGTCGACCGCGGGCTGTTCGACGCCCTCAAGGAACTCCGCGGCGAGCTGGCCGCCGAGAAAACAGTGCCCGCTTACATGGTGTTCGGCGATCAATCGCTTCGTGACATGGCCCGCCGACGCCCAACCAGCGAGGAGGCGTTCGCCCGCGTCCGCGGAGTGGGGGCGGCCAAACTGCGCGACTACGGCCAGGTGTTCATCGGAGCCATCACCAACTACTGCAGCGAAATGGGGGTGCCAACCGACGTGATGGAGTAA
- a CDS encoding helix-turn-helix domain-containing protein: MKKHIVCLDHQARGGLEQLARSGARAAQVVRRCQILLKSDSGCTDEEIAEHVGCTTRNVRAVRKRFCEEGVQRAVYDAPRSGRPPEFTKRQQQQVIALACSEPPEGRARWTLELLCEHAVKEGFVDSLSVTEVSLWLKEHDLKPWRKKLGACPS, translated from the coding sequence ATGAAAAAGCACATTGTTTGCCTGGACCACCAGGCCCGTGGAGGTTTGGAGCAGCTAGCACGCTCAGGCGCCCGCGCGGCGCAAGTGGTGCGTCGCTGCCAGATATTATTGAAATCGGACTCGGGATGCACCGACGAAGAGATCGCCGAGCATGTGGGCTGCACGACGCGCAACGTCCGAGCCGTCCGAAAGCGGTTCTGCGAAGAGGGCGTCCAGCGGGCGGTGTACGATGCGCCTCGCTCGGGCCGCCCCCCAGAGTTCACCAAGCGGCAGCAGCAACAGGTAATCGCCCTGGCGTGCAGCGAGCCGCCCGAGGGACGGGCTCGCTGGACGCTGGAATTGTTGTGCGAGCACGCGGTGAAGGAAGGCTTCGTCGATTCGCTCAGCGTGACGGAGGTCTCGCTGTGGCTCAAGGAACACGACCTGAAGCCGTGGCGAAAAAAACTTGGTGCGTGCCCAAGCTGA
- a CDS encoding DUF1851 domain-containing protein — MNLLVERLLRAKGELLALRDYLIDQEDYDWSAMLSPWYGLVPEEFTLWMVNRFGDLIVVLGDGSIEMLDVSAGTRTRLAENRDEFGDRIDEEENANTWLMIPLVDACVQQGLLLEPGQCYSFTTPPILGGDYSVANTEVASIVDHYKLYGQLYQQLKDLPDGTQVSWRRT, encoded by the coding sequence GTGAACTTACTTGTCGAGCGATTGTTGCGAGCAAAGGGCGAACTGTTGGCTTTGAGAGACTACCTGATCGATCAGGAAGACTACGACTGGAGTGCGATGCTGTCGCCTTGGTATGGTCTGGTGCCGGAAGAATTCACCTTGTGGATGGTCAACCGGTTTGGCGATTTGATCGTAGTGCTCGGCGATGGCTCGATTGAAATGCTCGATGTGAGTGCGGGGACACGGACCAGGCTGGCTGAGAATCGCGATGAGTTTGGCGATCGCATCGACGAAGAAGAGAACGCCAACACGTGGTTGATGATTCCGCTGGTCGATGCATGCGTGCAGCAAGGGTTGTTGCTCGAGCCTGGGCAATGCTACAGCTTCACCACTCCGCCGATTCTGGGAGGCGATTACTCGGTGGCCAATACCGAAGTGGCCAGCATCGTCGATCACTACAAGCTGTATGGGCAACTCTACCAGCAGCTCAAAGATCTGCCCGACGGCACTCAAGTCAGCTGGCGACGAACTTAA
- a CDS encoding IS4 family transposase has protein sequence MAAALLWAWSDEQTLTERFFVVRKILLCLDKEQQQLATSYQAFIKILRRWTKPLAALLQSVLQQRMQATLTDCWLTAGYLVFAVDGSRLELPRTRSHEQAYSTIRHARRVKNSRYKRRQAKDAKKVNSPQLWLTTMWHIGTGLPWDWRVGPGDSSERVHLREMLTSLPAGALITADGGFMGYEGLQAIIKSGRHVLLRVGANVRLLKQLGYVREWTGTVYLWPDRESKRGNEPLVLRLVVATDGKQPVYLVTNILSRRELSDKQVIALYARRWGIELFYRHLKQTFHRRKLLSREAENAKLEITWSLFGLWAMSLFALVEAMKQGITPAKLSFAKLLLAFRRTMRDYLHPTEKNERLCERLRQAIIDSYKRANKTSRNYPRKKQAKPPGVPQLLTATKTQALRAKQIKPVLRKGLTA, from the coding sequence ATGGCAGCCGCGCTGTTATGGGCCTGGTCGGACGAGCAGACTCTCACCGAGCGTTTTTTCGTTGTGCGTAAGATACTACTCTGCCTCGATAAAGAGCAACAGCAACTGGCCACTTCCTACCAAGCCTTCATAAAAATCCTTCGTCGCTGGACGAAGCCGCTCGCCGCGTTGTTGCAGTCAGTGCTGCAACAACGGATGCAAGCGACGCTGACCGATTGCTGGCTCACCGCGGGATACCTCGTATTCGCGGTCGATGGTAGTCGCCTTGAATTGCCTCGCACCCGCTCGCACGAACAAGCCTATTCGACGATTCGTCACGCACGACGGGTAAAGAACAGTCGCTACAAGAGACGGCAGGCCAAAGATGCGAAGAAAGTCAACTCGCCTCAACTCTGGCTCACAACGATGTGGCACATCGGTACGGGATTGCCGTGGGACTGGCGGGTCGGACCTGGTGACAGTAGCGAACGTGTCCACTTGCGGGAGATGCTCACTAGCTTGCCAGCCGGGGCTTTGATAACGGCCGATGGCGGATTCATGGGGTACGAAGGGCTGCAAGCGATTATCAAAAGTGGCCGACACGTCCTGCTGCGAGTGGGAGCCAATGTGCGGTTGCTGAAACAGCTTGGTTATGTACGGGAATGGACCGGCACGGTCTATCTATGGCCCGATCGGGAATCGAAGCGTGGCAACGAACCGCTCGTGTTGCGACTGGTGGTCGCTACGGATGGCAAGCAGCCGGTCTACCTGGTTACCAATATCCTTTCTCGGCGTGAATTGAGCGACAAGCAGGTGATTGCATTGTATGCACGTCGCTGGGGCATCGAACTATTCTATCGCCATCTCAAGCAGACCTTTCACCGTCGAAAACTCCTCTCTCGCGAAGCCGAGAACGCCAAGCTCGAAATCACCTGGTCGTTGTTCGGCTTATGGGCGATGTCGCTGTTCGCGTTGGTCGAAGCGATGAAGCAAGGCATCACACCAGCAAAGTTGAGTTTCGCCAAGCTGCTGTTGGCGTTTCGCCGCACGATGCGTGATTACCTGCATCCAACGGAGAAAAACGAACGCCTGTGCGAGAGGCTTCGCCAAGCCATCATCGACAGCTACAAGAGAGCAAACAAAACCAGCCGCAACTACCCACGAAAAAAACAAGCCAAACCGCCAGGAGTACCACAACTGCTCACTGCTACCAAGACACAGGCCCTGCGAGCAAAGCAAATCAAACCAGTACTACGAAAAGGGTTAACGGCGTAG
- a CDS encoding PilZ domain-containing protein, translating into MSASLSNEVIESLVRNHIGLDTYGIIESDFSEIGHCGGCYRELAWPSPREGAWASAVSCPECGRYYFTEGRNDRSMRLTKHQYQGLGLEKLNLAGVDRLPTASLVQQLVGAGAQANERRRHIRYRIQRDVVCIPLDERAHPLGVAETARLIDLSASGAKLMVEEPWEASMILIDCARLGMPETQLLGEIRWEEKENRGYSMGCKFLLGSDGQLPLA; encoded by the coding sequence TTGTCCGCGTCGCTGTCAAACGAAGTCATCGAATCGCTTGTTCGAAATCACATTGGTCTCGATACCTATGGAATCATCGAATCGGATTTCTCCGAAATCGGTCATTGCGGCGGATGCTACCGAGAGCTTGCCTGGCCCAGCCCTCGAGAGGGTGCCTGGGCGTCGGCGGTGAGTTGCCCCGAATGTGGCCGCTACTACTTCACCGAAGGTCGCAACGATCGGTCGATGCGGCTTACGAAACACCAGTATCAGGGACTCGGATTGGAGAAACTGAATCTTGCCGGAGTCGACCGCCTGCCGACTGCGAGTTTGGTGCAGCAGCTGGTCGGAGCGGGGGCTCAGGCCAATGAGCGACGCCGCCACATTCGCTACCGCATCCAGCGCGATGTGGTCTGCATCCCTCTCGACGAGCGGGCGCACCCGTTGGGGGTCGCCGAAACGGCCCGCCTGATCGACCTGTCGGCATCGGGAGCCAAGTTGATGGTCGAAGAGCCTTGGGAAGCGTCGATGATACTGATCGACTGCGCCCGACTCGGCATGCCTGAGACCCAACTGCTGGGAGAGATTCGTTGGGAGGAGAAAGAGAATAGAGGGTACTCGATGGGGTGCAAGTTCCTGCTCGGCAGCGATGGCCAATTGCCGCTCGCGTAA